A region of the Hyalangium ruber genome:
CGTCTCCTGCAACCGCTGGAGCTGCTCACGCGCCGCCGCCAGCGGCACCTGCAGCGTCTGCGCCACCCAGTGGCCCACCTCCTCCACCGAGGGAGCGTCCTGCGCCGGCCTGCGCTGCGGCACGTGCGCCAGCGACTGGCGAATCAGCGACTCGAAGTCATTGATCTCGAAAGGCTTGTGCAGGAACGCGGAGGCCTCGGGCGCGCCGTTCGGCAGCACCGCGCTCAGCAAAATGACGGGCACGTCCTTGAGGACGTCGTCTCCGCGCAATTGCCGGCAGAGCTCCACCCCGCTCAGCCGCGGCATCATGTGGTCCGTCACCACCAGATGCGGCCGCCGGGCTCGCGCCAGTCCTAGCGCCTCCTCGCCATCCCGAGCACGAACCACATCGTGCCCCAGGTCCTCGACGACCTGGCTCAAGACCTCGAGCACCGCAGGTTCGTCGTCCGCCACCAGGACGAGACTCATGCCGCCACTCCTCGACGCCAGCGCGGGACCCCAACCCACGCCCACCTGGCCATGCCATTGATCTATTAAAAGGCCGTACATCGGTTCCAGGTGGGCTCGGGAATCCTGACCGTTTCCCGACAGTCCCTTCGTCTCGCGCAGGACATCGTCCTTGCGCAGGAGGTACGGAATGAGGCTCTCAGGTATGAGGTGGTGGGTTCTGACCGGAGTGTTGCTGGCCTCCGTCGCCCAGGCGGACCAGGCGCGGCGGCGGGATGCGGTGGTGGAGGTGGTGCAGAAGGTCTCCCCCGCGGTCGTCTATATCGGCACCGAGCAGGAGGTGGAGTCGCGCTTCCGCGGCCGGCGCTCCCCGCTGGAGGACTTCTTCGGCGGGTACGAGCAGCCGCAGCGGCGGCGGGTGCAGGGGCTCGGCAGCGGCGCCATCATCGACGCCTCCGGCATCATCGTCACCAACGAGCACGTCATCCGCGGGGCCTCCGCCATCCACGTCGTCCTGGAGGACGGGCGCACGCTGGACGCGGAGGTGCTCGGCAGCGACGCGGGCAATGATCTGGCGGTGCTCAAGGTGAGCGCCCGGGAGCCGCTGCCCACCGCGAAGCTGGGCACGAGCTCGGATCTGATGATCGGCGAGACGGTGGTCGCCATCGGCAGCCCCTTCGGCCTGTCGAAGACGGTGACGGCGGGCGTGGTGTCCGCCGTGGGCCGCACGTTCCGCGCCGAGGACGGGCGCGTCTACAACGACTTCGTGCAGACGGACGCGGCCATCAACCCAGGCAACTCGGGCGGCCCGCTGCTCAACGTGGACGGAGAGATCATCGGCATCAACACCGCCATCTTCGCCAGCGCGCAGGGCATCGGCTTCGCGATCCCCGCCGACAAGGTGCGCCGCATCGTCGAGGAACTCACGCGCTTCGGGAAGGTGCGCCCGGCGTGGGTGGGCATCGAGGCGCTGGATCTGGCCCCTCAGGTGGCGAGTCAAGTCGGATGGGATCGCACCTACGGCGCGCTGGTGGCCGCCGTCGAGCCTGGCAGCCCCGCTGAGCAGGCAGGCGTGCAGCGCGGGGACGTGCTGGCGGAGATGGGCGGCTCTCGCGTCTCGGATGCCGATGACTTCGACACCCGCGTGCGTGGCTATCCGGCCCGCTCCGCCTTCCCGCTCACCGTCTTCCGCCAGGGCGGACTGCGCACACTCCAGGTGACACCCGTGGAGTTCCCCACTCGGATGATCGAGACGCTCGCGTGGGAGCGACTCGGACTTCGAGTGAAGGAGGCTCGCGGCGGCGGCATGGCCCTGTCCGCCGTCCGTCCCGGCTCCGCGGCCGAGGAGGTGGGCCTGGTTGCCGGGGATGTGATCCTTCGGGTGAACAACCAGCAGGTCGCCAACTCGGACAGCTTCCGAGAGGCCCTGCTCACGGCGCGACGGGGGCGTAGCGTCTTGTTGCTCGTCCGCCGGGGGCGATATGGCTACCACATCACCCTCCCGTTCCAAGGCCAACGCCTCTAGCATGATCACCGCATGAGTCAGGTCAGCTATCAGCCCCTCGGTCCCTTGATGTCTGGCGAGGGCTCTCGCGCGTTCCTCGGGCTGGCGCTCGAGGATGGCGTCGCGCCCCACCCCGTGGTGCTCATCTGGGCACCACCGGAGGTCGCGCAGGACGCGGACCTGACGGACAAGCTGCGCCGCGAGACACAGCGTGCCGTCGTCTTCGAGCACCCCAACATCCTGCGCGTGCATGGCCTGGTGTCACTGGAGCAAGGCCTGGCGCGCGTCACCGAGTACGCCGACGGCGAGTCGCTGCGCCGCGTGCTGGAGGTGACTCCGCGCATTCCTCCTCCGCTGGCCGCGCGGCTGGTGGCGGACGCGGCCATGGGCGCGCACTACGCGCACATGGCGGGCAATGACGATGGCTCGCCATTGGTCCACGGCGACCTGCGCCCGGAGACGCTGATCATCTCCTTCCAGGGCGTGTGCAAGGTGACGGGCTACGGCGCGCTGGGCGTGGCGCCTCGGGAGCGCGGCGGGCGCCGCGTGCGCAACCGGCGCAAGTACAGCGCGCCCGAGCAGCTGCTGGGCGGTCGCGAGGCCGTCAACATCCAGACCGACGTGTTCCTGCTGGGCCTCGTGCTCTACGAGTGCCTCACCGGCAAGGTGCCCTTCAAGGACGCCAAGGACGCGGACACCGCCACCCTCACCGAGGCGCTGCCGCACCTGCCTCCCAACATCCCCAAGGAGCTCGACGCGGTGGTGCAGAAGGCCACCGCCAAGCGCGCCAACGAGCGCTACCCCTCCGCGCTCGCGATGCGCGATGCGCTCGTGGCGGCCATGGGCGATCTGCCCCAGCAGGACGTGCTCTCCGTCTTCATGAACCGGTTGTTCCCGGTGAAGGAGACGGCGCGCGCGGCACGGGCTCAGGTGATCTCGCTCGGAATGGAGCAGGCGCTGCGGCGCTCGGAGGCGAACTGGCCCACCGTGGTCCCCTCCGCGCAGCCGCACCGCCCTGCTCCCGAGGCAGCGCCCTCCGCACCCGCGCCGAAGGCCGCTCCGGTTCCGGCGCCGAAGTCCCCGACCCGAACGGCGGAGCTTCCGGCGACTCCGGTTCGGGCCTCCGCGCCCGCGCCTGTTCCCGCTCCCGTGCCCGCGGCCACTGCCGCCGTCAGCGCCCCCGTGGCCGCTGCTCCCGCGCCCAACGTACCCGTGGCTCCCGCGCCCAGCGCGCCCGCCTCGCAGCGCTCGCGCCTCCCGCTCGTGATTGGCGCGCTCGCCCTGGTCAGCGCGGCGGCGGCGGTCGTGGTGTGGCGAGGGAAGCTGCCCGGTGACTACTCCTTCTCCTCCGAAGCGGGCGACGCGGGTGTCTCCCTGGCCTCTCTCACCCCGGGCCCCGCGCCCATCGATCCGCTGGCGATGCCTGACGCGGGCGAGGCGCCAGATGCCGGCGTCGCGGATGGCGGCGTGGATGCCGGAACGGAACTCGAGCTGATCGTCGATCCGCGCGTGGACATCCTCTTGTCGGATGGCGGAGTGCTCGGCCGCACGCCGCTGACGGCGCCGATGCCCGCGGGCCGTCACGTGCTCTCCCTGAGCAACCCGGCGCTGGGCATCCAGACGGCGCGCTCGGTCACCGTGAACCTCACGGGCCGCACCACGCAGCGCTTCTACTTGAACAAGGGCTTCGTCACCATTCGTGGGCCCGAGGGCTCCATCGTCCAGGTCGACGGGCGCAAGGTGGGCACCACTCCTGTCGAGGAGCTGGACCTCTACGAGGGCTACCACCGGCTCGTCGTCACCGTGGGCTCGGCGCGGTGGACCAAGTCCTTCCAGCTCGATGCGACCCAGCGCGTCACCTTCACGGTGGACTTCGAGGAGCCGGAAGAAGAGCCCTGAGCTCGGTGGCAGGAAGCCTCCGAGCAGGCACCGCGTCCGAGGAAGCGCTTCTCAGCGGGCGGGCTGGCCGTTATGTGAGGGGAATGCATTTCGCGCGTATCCCCTCAGTGTTGGCCCTGGTGTTGACCGCCTCCGTCTCATGGGCGGCGGATGATCCCTTCCTCTGGCTCGAGGACGTGCAGGGCCAGAAGGCCCTCGAGTGGGTCGGTGCGCAAAACGCGCGCACACTGGCAGTGCTGGAGAAGGACACTCGCTTCGAGCCCTTCCGCACCCAGGCGCTGGAACTCCTCACCGCCAACGATCGCATCCCGAAGCCTCTCTTCCGGGCGGGCGGCGTGGACAACTTCTGGCAGGACCGCCAGAACCCGCGCGGCCTGTGGCGGCACACGTCGCTCGACAGCTACCTGAGCCCGAGCCCCGAGTGGCAGACGGTGCTCGACATCGACGCGCTGGCCAAGGCCGAGGGCGGCAACTGGATCTTCAAGGGCGCTCAATGCCTGCCCCCCGAGGACCGGCTGTGCCTGGTGCGCCTCTCCAACGGCGGCAAGGACGCGGCCGAGGTGCGCGAGTTCGACGCCGTCTCGAAGACCTTCCTAAAGGACGGCTTCCAGATCCCCGAGGGCAAGCATTCCGCCACATGGCTCGACACGGACACCCTGCTCGTCGGGCGGGATTGGGGCGGTGACACCCTTACCGAGTCCGGCTACCCCTACGTGCTCAAGCGCTGGAAGCGCGGAACGCCCCTGGAGCAGGCCACCGAGGTGTTCCGGGGAAAGAAGTCGGATGTGCGGGTCGGCCCCATCGAGCTGCGGGACGCCGAGGGCCGGCTCCAGGCGGTGCTCCTCACCCGTGGCATCAACTTCTTCGAGGACGAATTCTTCCTGCTCACGGACGCGGCGCCCGTCCCGCTGGCCCTGCCAAAGAAGACGTCCTTCCAGACCTTCGTCGCGGGGCAGCTCATCTTCACCCTCCAGGAGGACTGGGGGCAGCTCAAGCAGGGGGCGGTGTTCGCCCTCGAGCTCGCCGCGCTGAAGGCGAACCCCGCCCAGCTGAAGCCGACGCTGCTGCTCCAGCCCGGGCCTCGCCAGGCCATCGAGAGCGTGGCGGGGACGCGCAACAAGCTCGTCGTCAACGTGTACGAGGACGTGAAGGGCGCCACCGATGTCTACACCTGGGCCAAGGGCCGCTGGAGCCACAAGCGCCTCGCGTTGCCCAAGAACGCCTCGGTCGGCATCGTCGCGGCTTCCTCGGCGCATGACCGGCTGTTCGTGGAGTCCCAGGGGTTCCTCGAGCCGACGACGCTGTGGCTCGCGGATGCCGCGGCCACCACCGTGAAGAAGGCCAAGGCCCTG
Encoded here:
- a CDS encoding trypsin-like peptidase domain-containing protein, yielding MRLSGMRWWVLTGVLLASVAQADQARRRDAVVEVVQKVSPAVVYIGTEQEVESRFRGRRSPLEDFFGGYEQPQRRRVQGLGSGAIIDASGIIVTNEHVIRGASAIHVVLEDGRTLDAEVLGSDAGNDLAVLKVSAREPLPTAKLGTSSDLMIGETVVAIGSPFGLSKTVTAGVVSAVGRTFRAEDGRVYNDFVQTDAAINPGNSGGPLLNVDGEIIGINTAIFASAQGIGFAIPADKVRRIVEELTRFGKVRPAWVGIEALDLAPQVASQVGWDRTYGALVAAVEPGSPAEQAGVQRGDVLAEMGGSRVSDADDFDTRVRGYPARSAFPLTVFRQGGLRTLQVTPVEFPTRMIETLAWERLGLRVKEARGGGMALSAVRPGSAAEEVGLVAGDVILRVNNQQVANSDSFREALLTARRGRSVLLLVRRGRYGYHITLPFQGQRL
- a CDS encoding serine/threonine-protein kinase translates to MSQVSYQPLGPLMSGEGSRAFLGLALEDGVAPHPVVLIWAPPEVAQDADLTDKLRRETQRAVVFEHPNILRVHGLVSLEQGLARVTEYADGESLRRVLEVTPRIPPPLAARLVADAAMGAHYAHMAGNDDGSPLVHGDLRPETLIISFQGVCKVTGYGALGVAPRERGGRRVRNRRKYSAPEQLLGGREAVNIQTDVFLLGLVLYECLTGKVPFKDAKDADTATLTEALPHLPPNIPKELDAVVQKATAKRANERYPSALAMRDALVAAMGDLPQQDVLSVFMNRLFPVKETARAARAQVISLGMEQALRRSEANWPTVVPSAQPHRPAPEAAPSAPAPKAAPVPAPKSPTRTAELPATPVRASAPAPVPAPVPAATAAVSAPVAAAPAPNVPVAPAPSAPASQRSRLPLVIGALALVSAAAAVVVWRGKLPGDYSFSSEAGDAGVSLASLTPGPAPIDPLAMPDAGEAPDAGVADGGVDAGTELELIVDPRVDILLSDGGVLGRTPLTAPMPAGRHVLSLSNPALGIQTARSVTVNLTGRTTQRFYLNKGFVTIRGPEGSIVQVDGRKVGTTPVEELDLYEGYHRLVVTVGSARWTKSFQLDATQRVTFTVDFEEPEEEP
- a CDS encoding prolyl oligopeptidase family serine peptidase is translated as MHFARIPSVLALVLTASVSWAADDPFLWLEDVQGQKALEWVGAQNARTLAVLEKDTRFEPFRTQALELLTANDRIPKPLFRAGGVDNFWQDRQNPRGLWRHTSLDSYLSPSPEWQTVLDIDALAKAEGGNWIFKGAQCLPPEDRLCLVRLSNGGKDAAEVREFDAVSKTFLKDGFQIPEGKHSATWLDTDTLLVGRDWGGDTLTESGYPYVLKRWKRGTPLEQATEVFRGKKSDVRVGPIELRDAEGRLQAVLLTRGINFFEDEFFLLTDAAPVPLALPKKTSFQTFVAGQLIFTLQEDWGQLKQGAVFALELAALKANPAQLKPTLLLQPGPRQAIESVAGTRNKLVVNVYEDVKGATDVYTWAKGRWSHKRLALPKNASVGIVAASSAHDRLFVESQGFLEPTTLWLADAAATTVKKAKALPARFQASTHKVEQFWTPSKDGTRVPYFVVRPKAQKPTGAAPAIVYGYGGFQVSKPPVYLPEVGKLWLEHGGVYVIANIRGGGEFGPRWHQSVLRENRQKSFDDFAAVVEDLVRRKISSPRRIGIYGRSNGGVLTSVSMTQHPELFNAVVIESPLIDMMRYTKLPAGASWVSEYGNPEVPEEAAFISKYSAYQNLKEGVRYPKPYITTNTKDDRVHPGHARKFAARLEAMGLPYLYYENTDGGHSNDADPVMNARRWALHYVYLAQQLMD